One Echinicola strongylocentroti DNA window includes the following coding sequences:
- a CDS encoding efflux RND transporter permease subunit → MLNAVIKFFLENKLVTVLLLVVLVAWGLVVVPFQWNTSFLPSDPVPVDAIPDLGENQQIVFTEWMGQSPQDIEDQVTYPLTTSLLGLPGVKSIRSTSMFGLSSIYIIFDDDIEYYWSRSRILEKLNSLSSNLLPSGVQPKLGPDATALGQVYWYTLEGRDQEGKPAGGWDLHELRSIQDYYVRYGLAGVEGVAEVASVGGMEKEYQVDLDPEAMKVNGVSMMEVREALQSTNQAIGANTLEINQVEYYVRALGFVENVQEIEETVVKAPDNVPLRIKDIAKVSIGPADRAMKGILDKSGAEAVGGVVVARYGDNPMEVIKNVKAKIEAISAGLPEKELADGRISKVTIVPFYDRSNLILETLATLNDAIFLQILMTIVVVMVMVYNLRASLLISAILPLAVLTCFIFMKYTGVDANIVALSGIAIAIGTMVDLGIILNENILRHMDEAQGDRPLMITVYNATKEVATAILTAVTTTIVSFLPVFTLQAAEGKLFGPLAYTKTFALISALLFTLLVMPAFAHWIFGIQGKGHFWKKWGNMALVVLGVLGLFWLPLAGMVLMGIGINNLLLFYKSNTYKKYHTPVLIAIAVLAVSWLLATAWAPLGASVARFTNFLFVLLVVGIILGIFSLFIWYYDRLLDWCLAHKGKFLLLPALMIFIGLNSWIGFAGLFGWVADGFDRVGWNIRTTAVYSSLVHTFPGMGEEFMPALDEGSFLLMPTSMPYSGVEANKKILQQLDMLVTSIPEVSSVVGKAGRAETPLDPAPMSMFENVILYKPEFKVDENGRKRRFAVNEQGEFLKDEKGQLIPDDRGEYYRQWRDHIKSPDDIWSEIAKATNLPGVTSAPKLQPIETRLLMLQTGMRAPIGLKVYGPDLETIADFSVQLEKYLKEVPGVKPAAVFADRSLGKPYLEIDLDRQAIARYGLQVKDVQETISAALGGEKLTTTVEGRERYAIRARYARDFRQSPEAIESLLVNASSGAQVPLGEMASIQYRQGPMMVRSEDSFLVGYVLLDKQPNVAEVTVVENAQDYLQGKIDNGELKVPGGVSYQFSGSYENQVRAEERLSIVIPLCLMVIFLILYFQFRSVPVTLFIFSAISMAFAGAFIMLWLYAQPWFMDVEVMGNSMRSLFQMKTYNLSVAVWVGFIALFGIATDDGVVMATYLQQRFAANRTKTVQEVRHAVKEAGMRRIRPCLMTSATTLLALLPVLTSSGKGSDIMIPMAIPSFGGMAVALVSLFIVPVLYSWWEERKLVPNSTIQQDNPVK, encoded by the coding sequence ATGCTCAATGCTGTTATTAAATTCTTCTTGGAGAATAAGCTGGTTACTGTGCTCTTGCTGGTCGTTTTGGTGGCTTGGGGATTGGTTGTAGTCCCTTTTCAGTGGAATACATCCTTCCTTCCCAGTGACCCAGTGCCAGTGGATGCCATTCCGGATCTGGGAGAAAACCAACAAATCGTATTTACCGAGTGGATGGGGCAATCACCACAAGACATCGAAGACCAGGTCACTTATCCATTGACGACATCACTACTTGGTTTGCCCGGCGTGAAATCCATCCGGTCTACCTCCATGTTTGGGCTGTCGAGTATCTATATCATCTTTGATGACGATATCGAATATTACTGGAGCCGCTCCAGGATATTGGAAAAGTTGAATTCCTTATCATCCAATTTGTTGCCAAGCGGTGTGCAGCCAAAGCTTGGGCCTGATGCGACAGCTTTGGGGCAGGTGTATTGGTACACGCTGGAAGGGCGGGACCAAGAAGGCAAACCTGCTGGAGGATGGGACCTGCATGAACTAAGGTCCATTCAGGATTATTATGTGCGCTACGGATTGGCCGGTGTGGAAGGTGTGGCCGAGGTGGCTTCTGTGGGCGGTATGGAAAAGGAATACCAGGTCGACTTGGACCCTGAGGCCATGAAAGTCAACGGGGTCTCGATGATGGAAGTGCGGGAGGCACTCCAATCGACCAATCAAGCCATTGGAGCCAACACCCTTGAAATCAACCAAGTCGAATATTATGTGCGGGCACTTGGCTTTGTAGAAAACGTTCAGGAGATAGAAGAGACGGTGGTAAAAGCCCCCGATAACGTGCCCCTCCGTATCAAAGATATTGCAAAGGTAAGCATCGGTCCTGCAGATCGGGCGATGAAGGGAATCCTGGACAAGAGTGGTGCAGAGGCTGTAGGAGGAGTAGTGGTCGCCAGATATGGCGATAATCCGATGGAGGTCATCAAGAATGTCAAAGCTAAAATTGAGGCCATTAGTGCAGGGTTGCCTGAGAAAGAACTAGCGGACGGCCGTATCTCGAAAGTAACCATCGTACCTTTTTATGATAGGTCTAACCTTATTCTGGAGACATTGGCCACGCTAAATGATGCCATTTTCCTGCAGATTTTGATGACCATAGTGGTGGTCATGGTGATGGTGTATAATCTACGCGCTTCGCTGTTGATTTCGGCCATTTTGCCCTTGGCGGTACTCACCTGTTTTATTTTTATGAAATACACTGGTGTTGATGCCAATATTGTAGCTCTTTCTGGAATTGCCATTGCCATAGGGACCATGGTGGATCTTGGGATCATCCTCAATGAAAATATCCTTCGGCACATGGATGAGGCACAGGGTGACCGACCCCTGATGATCACTGTTTATAATGCGACCAAGGAAGTGGCGACAGCTATTTTGACAGCAGTCACCACCACGATCGTAAGCTTTTTACCGGTATTTACCTTACAAGCAGCCGAAGGAAAGCTTTTTGGACCGCTGGCGTATACCAAAACCTTTGCCTTGATTTCAGCCTTGCTGTTCACCCTTTTGGTCATGCCGGCATTTGCCCATTGGATATTCGGTATTCAGGGAAAAGGTCATTTCTGGAAAAAATGGGGCAACATGGCTTTGGTGGTTTTGGGTGTTTTAGGCCTGTTCTGGTTGCCGCTGGCGGGAATGGTTTTGATGGGTATCGGTATCAATAACCTTTTGTTGTTTTATAAATCCAATACCTATAAAAAATACCATACCCCGGTATTGATAGCGATCGCGGTACTAGCCGTGTCGTGGTTGCTCGCTACTGCTTGGGCACCATTGGGAGCGAGTGTGGCCCGCTTTACGAATTTTCTTTTTGTTCTACTTGTAGTGGGGATTATTCTGGGGATATTCAGCTTGTTTATCTGGTATTACGATCGCCTCTTGGACTGGTGCTTGGCCCATAAAGGCAAGTTCCTGCTATTACCTGCACTGATGATTTTTATTGGGCTCAATAGTTGGATAGGTTTTGCAGGATTATTTGGATGGGTGGCTGATGGATTTGACCGGGTTGGGTGGAATATCCGGACTACAGCGGTATACAGCAGTTTGGTGCATACATTCCCCGGTATGGGGGAAGAATTTATGCCTGCGCTAGATGAAGGGTCGTTTTTGCTGATGCCGACATCCATGCCTTATTCTGGTGTGGAAGCCAATAAAAAAATCCTACAGCAGTTGGACATGCTAGTGACCAGCATTCCAGAAGTCTCCTCTGTAGTGGGGAAAGCGGGCAGGGCTGAGACGCCGTTGGATCCCGCTCCCATGTCCATGTTTGAGAATGTGATCCTTTACAAACCGGAATTTAAGGTTGATGAAAATGGCCGAAAACGTAGGTTTGCTGTGAATGAGCAAGGTGAATTCCTGAAGGATGAGAAGGGGCAATTGATCCCTGATGATCGTGGGGAATATTACAGACAATGGAGGGACCATATCAAAAGTCCCGATGACATCTGGAGCGAAATAGCCAAGGCGACCAATCTTCCGGGCGTCACATCAGCACCTAAGTTACAGCCCATCGAAACCCGCTTGCTGATGCTTCAGACCGGAATGCGGGCACCCATTGGCTTAAAAGTGTACGGGCCTGACTTGGAGACGATCGCTGACTTCAGTGTCCAGCTCGAAAAATACCTCAAGGAAGTGCCGGGTGTCAAGCCAGCAGCGGTCTTCGCAGACCGCTCTTTGGGCAAGCCTTATCTGGAGATCGATCTGGATAGGCAGGCCATAGCTCGGTATGGCCTGCAGGTGAAAGATGTGCAGGAAACCATTTCGGCAGCATTGGGAGGTGAGAAATTGACTACCACGGTGGAAGGAAGGGAGCGCTATGCGATCCGCGCCAGGTATGCACGGGATTTTAGGCAAAGCCCAGAAGCGATCGAAAGCTTGCTGGTCAATGCTTCTTCGGGCGCTCAGGTTCCATTGGGGGAAATGGCCAGCATCCAATACAGGCAAGGGCCAATGATGGTTCGTAGTGAAGATTCATTTTTGGTGGGGTATGTATTATTGGATAAGCAACCGAATGTAGCAGAGGTTACTGTGGTGGAAAATGCCCAAGATTACCTTCAGGGAAAGATTGATAATGGAGAATTGAAAGTGCCTGGCGGGGTGAGCTATCAGTTTTCAGGATCCTATGAAAATCAAGTCAGGGCTGAAGAAAGGCTGTCTATCGTGATTCCGCTGTGCCTGATGGTGATCTTTTTGATCCTTTATTTTCAGTTTAGGTCGGTGCCGGTTACGCTGTTTATATTTTCGGCCATTTCCATGGCTTTTGCAGGGGCTTTTATCATGCTTTGGTTATATGCACAGCCGTGGTTTATGGATGTGGAGGTGATGGGCAATTCCATGCGGTCGCTCTTCCAAATGAAAACCTATAATTTGAGTGTGGCAGTTTGGGTAGGGTTCATTGCCCTATTCGGGATTGCCACGGATGATGGCGTGGTGATGGCCACTTACCTGCAGCAGCGATTTGCGGCCAACCGTACCAAAACGGTGCAGGAAGTCAGGCATGCGGTAAAAGAAGCAGGTATGAGAAGGATAAGGCCTTGCCTGATGACTTCCGCGACCACCTTGCTGGCCCTCCTGCCAGTGCTGACCTCTAGCGGCAAAGGTTCGGACATCATGATTCCGATGGCCATTCCTTCTTTTGGTGGTATGGCGGTGGCTTTGGTTTCGCTGTTCATTGTTCCAGTTTTATACAGCTGGTGGGAGGAGAGAAAGTTGGTGCCAAATAGTACAATTCAGCAGGATAATCCGGTAAAATAA
- a CDS encoding TolC family protein encodes MKRVKKKGFDSSNVRKLPLVIVVSAMIGLSSLAHGQSLTDYLQIAAENHPGLQAAYSRYTASLERIPQVGSLPDPELSFGIYLKDMATLMGDQKLNASLMQRFPWFGTLQAGKDEASLMAKANFQEFEAEKHALFYEVKTGYYQLYLLHHHEMVANKNLKLLQRMEELALNKFKGGTPGKAGKMTDVLRIQSELKALEARIAELEDAHAVAQVQFNLLLNRPKDAPIHMDASFWKQELLLDKEVVLDSILAANPQVKKLEWEGQAYQKKGEAAKLKGLPSFGLGLNYMINSPRQPAGAIDSPVGYTPGGMGHNMIMPMVSVSVPIFRGKYKSAQRESAYYREASALAKENLGNALRSSWEEQYRLIREAKRNVKLYEDQVVLLQKTLDLMIADYSSATGSFEELLSVQRQLLDFEMKTAEETYKKLQAFAQLESLMAKGISL; translated from the coding sequence ATGAAAAGGGTAAAGAAAAAAGGTTTCGATAGTAGTAACGTAAGGAAGCTACCTCTTGTGATAGTGGTGTCAGCCATGATAGGCTTGTCATCCTTGGCTCATGGTCAAAGTTTAACGGACTATTTACAGATAGCAGCGGAAAACCATCCAGGCCTCCAGGCAGCATATAGCCGATATACGGCTAGTTTGGAGCGAATTCCCCAAGTGGGGAGTTTGCCGGATCCTGAATTGAGTTTTGGTATTTACTTAAAGGACATGGCTACGCTGATGGGTGACCAAAAGCTCAATGCCTCCTTGATGCAGCGGTTTCCTTGGTTTGGCACGCTCCAAGCTGGAAAGGATGAGGCCAGTTTAATGGCCAAAGCCAATTTTCAGGAATTTGAAGCGGAAAAACATGCGTTGTTTTATGAAGTAAAAACAGGCTATTATCAACTCTATTTACTTCACCATCACGAGATGGTCGCCAATAAGAACCTCAAGCTGCTGCAGCGAATGGAGGAATTGGCGCTGAACAAGTTTAAAGGAGGTACTCCGGGCAAGGCTGGGAAAATGACCGATGTGCTCCGCATACAAAGTGAGCTAAAAGCGTTGGAAGCGCGTATTGCGGAGCTGGAGGACGCTCATGCGGTGGCCCAGGTACAGTTTAACCTATTGCTGAACAGACCTAAAGATGCGCCGATCCATATGGACGCATCTTTTTGGAAACAGGAGTTATTGCTGGATAAGGAGGTGGTGTTGGACAGTATTTTGGCGGCAAACCCCCAAGTAAAGAAACTGGAATGGGAAGGGCAGGCCTACCAGAAAAAGGGAGAAGCGGCTAAGCTAAAGGGGCTTCCCAGTTTTGGGTTGGGGCTAAACTACATGATCAACAGCCCTCGTCAGCCAGCAGGAGCCATAGACAGTCCCGTGGGATATACTCCCGGAGGAATGGGCCACAATATGATCATGCCGATGGTTTCGGTTTCGGTGCCGATTTTTCGTGGAAAATATAAAAGTGCACAGCGAGAGTCGGCCTATTACCGGGAAGCTTCAGCATTGGCAAAGGAAAATCTGGGCAATGCGCTGAGATCTTCTTGGGAAGAACAATATCGGCTGATCCGGGAAGCAAAAAGGAATGTAAAGCTATATGAAGATCAAGTGGTTTTGCTACAAAAAACATTGGATCTGATGATTGCAGATTATAGCAGTGCCACGGGGAGCTTTGAGGAGCTGCTCTCTGTACAGCGACAACTGTTGGATTTTGAAATGAAGACAGCAGAGGAAACGTATAAGAAGCTCCAGGCTTTTGCACAACTAGAATCATTAATGGCCAAAGGAATATCACTATGA
- a CDS encoding efflux RND transporter periplasmic adaptor subunit, producing the protein MKFMRVRKQLIFIVLGAFVSGGIIGWALTSNEPKAEGSIEHDHSGESIYTCSMHPQIKQEEPGSCPICGMDLVPLSTLSDSDSADPYVMTMSPEAVALANIATSTLKTGGAAGGGLSLSGAIEADERKVTTVSANFGGRVDALFVAFTGQEVKQGQRLARIYSPDLITAHRELVEAKKAKEISPKLYEAAKQKLKQWQLTDAQISKMEQEVDYQPHFDIYATTAGVVTERKVASGDYVSRGQVLFEITNLSKVWVMLDAYEHNVSQVDTGDEIRFTVNALPSEEFTAKVTFVDPVISQDSRSAKVRAEVRNVTGKLKPGMFVTATVKADREEKTGMFVPRSSILWTGKRSVVYRQVGDEEKPAFEMVEVVLGSTVGDMQEVLSGLSEGDRVVSNGVFAVDGAAQLSGKYSMMSHPEQQQVEVSSHFGGVIDEVVAAYLEIKNQLVEDQSAKGPAGDLFRQLKAAKTALQGSALETWEESRRSLMDVSSAINQTADIQEQRDLFMRLSNDMINLLDVFGAPGKLLYKDYCPMAQSDQGAYWLSEFKEIKNPYFGASMLSCGEVKRKYE; encoded by the coding sequence ATGAAATTTATGAGAGTAAGAAAACAACTTATATTTATTGTCCTTGGTGCCTTTGTGTCAGGTGGGATTATTGGCTGGGCATTGACATCAAATGAGCCTAAGGCCGAAGGGTCCATTGAGCATGATCATAGCGGTGAATCCATTTATACCTGTTCTATGCATCCCCAGATCAAGCAGGAGGAACCAGGGAGCTGCCCTATTTGTGGTATGGATTTAGTGCCGCTTTCTACCCTATCGGACAGCGATAGTGCCGATCCCTATGTGATGACCATGAGTCCTGAAGCGGTGGCCTTGGCCAATATTGCGACTTCTACCTTGAAGACAGGAGGAGCGGCAGGAGGTGGGTTGTCACTCAGTGGAGCCATAGAAGCAGATGAACGGAAGGTAACGACTGTTTCTGCCAATTTTGGTGGTCGAGTGGATGCGTTGTTCGTGGCTTTTACAGGCCAGGAAGTGAAGCAAGGCCAGCGATTGGCCCGTATTTACTCCCCAGATCTGATCACTGCCCATCGAGAGCTGGTGGAAGCCAAAAAGGCAAAGGAAATCAGTCCCAAGCTCTATGAGGCCGCTAAGCAAAAGCTGAAACAGTGGCAATTGACGGATGCCCAAATCAGCAAAATGGAACAAGAGGTAGATTATCAGCCGCATTTTGACATTTATGCCACGACTGCTGGGGTGGTGACCGAAAGGAAAGTAGCGTCTGGGGATTATGTGAGCCGTGGGCAGGTGCTTTTTGAAATTACCAACTTGAGCAAAGTGTGGGTCATGCTGGATGCTTATGAGCACAATGTAAGCCAGGTCGATACCGGAGATGAAATCAGGTTCACGGTAAATGCACTTCCGAGTGAAGAATTTACCGCCAAAGTAACCTTTGTCGATCCGGTCATTTCGCAGGACAGCAGAAGCGCAAAGGTAAGGGCAGAGGTGCGCAATGTGACAGGAAAGCTCAAACCTGGTATGTTTGTCACGGCGACCGTGAAAGCAGACCGGGAGGAAAAGACGGGGATGTTTGTGCCGAGGTCATCGATCCTGTGGACTGGAAAACGCTCCGTCGTCTATCGGCAGGTCGGGGATGAGGAGAAGCCTGCTTTTGAAATGGTGGAGGTAGTACTTGGCTCGACTGTTGGGGATATGCAAGAGGTGCTGTCAGGACTTTCAGAGGGAGATCGTGTGGTGAGCAATGGGGTGTTTGCAGTGGACGGGGCGGCACAGCTGAGCGGAAAATACAGCATGATGTCGCATCCTGAGCAACAACAGGTGGAAGTTTCTTCACATTTTGGAGGTGTTATAGACGAGGTAGTGGCCGCTTACTTGGAGATCAAAAACCAACTCGTAGAAGATCAATCAGCAAAAGGCCCAGCAGGTGATCTGTTTCGGCAGTTAAAAGCAGCAAAAACAGCTCTTCAAGGCTCGGCTTTGGAAACTTGGGAAGAAAGCAGGCGTTCTTTGATGGATGTATCCTCTGCGATCAACCAAACTGCCGATATCCAAGAACAACGTGATTTGTTCATGCGGCTTTCCAATGACATGATCAACCTGCTGGATGTTTTTGGGGCGCCGGGAAAATTACTCTATAAAGATTATTGCCCCATGGCCCAAAGTGATCAGGGAGCTTATTGGCTCAGTGAATTTAAGGAAATCAAAAACCCCTATTTCGGAGCCTCCATGCTTTCCTGTGGAGAAGTCAAAAGAAAATATGAATAG
- a CDS encoding DUF3347 domain-containing protein, whose amino-acid sequence MKKFKVVGSLLVLTMILAASCNSKKQEETHQHGMEASEQTPATTESGKALAFKEEKSDKVFHHYLTVKNALVEGDAAAASEGAKKLLAVDGFQGQEAAKKIEAASDIAVQRDAFVALSASVEQLVASQVSSGAVYKQYCPMAFEGKGGYWLSDQEAIRNPYYGDKMLTCGRVDKVMGEL is encoded by the coding sequence ATGAAAAAGTTCAAAGTAGTAGGTTCATTACTGGTGCTGACCATGATTTTGGCAGCCAGCTGCAATTCAAAAAAGCAAGAAGAAACCCATCAGCATGGCATGGAAGCTTCAGAACAAACGCCAGCGACCACCGAGAGTGGAAAGGCATTGGCCTTTAAGGAAGAGAAAAGTGATAAGGTCTTCCATCATTATCTTACCGTAAAAAATGCGTTGGTAGAAGGAGATGCCGCTGCTGCTAGCGAAGGTGCCAAGAAGTTATTGGCCGTAGATGGATTCCAAGGGCAGGAAGCGGCCAAGAAGATAGAAGCAGCTTCTGATATTGCCGTTCAGCGAGACGCTTTTGTGGCCTTAAGCGCATCAGTAGAGCAGTTGGTCGCTTCACAAGTGTCCTCGGGAGCTGTGTATAAACAGTATTGCCCTATGGCCTTTGAAGGAAAAGGAGGGTATTGGCTGTCCGATCAGGAAGCGATCAGGAACCCCTACTATGGGGATAAAATGCTGACCTGCGGTCGCGTGGACAAAGTAATGGGAGAGCTTTAA
- a CDS encoding copper-translocating P-type ATPase, with the protein MEHQDHNSHKQEEHHDHGGHHGHMLQDFKRRFWVSMILTVPVLLLSKMIQEWVGMEISFSGDKYVLFGLASAIYFYGGWPFLKGLKEEVQQRKPAMMTLIALAITVAYGYSTAVTFGLEGKGFFWELATLIDLMLLGHWIEMKSVMNASGALDELARLMPSTAHKLGEGGETKEVKIADLKAGDRVLIKPGEKIPADGKVVDGSSYVNEAMLTGESKPVKKEKNDEVVGGAVNEQGSLQIEVKKVGEEAYLSRVIDMVKGAQETKSKTQNLADKAAGWLFYISLGAGVITLVVWLVLGKEFDFALERMVTVMIIACPHALGLAMPLVTAISTSLAAKNGLLIRNRTAFERARKVTMVIFDKTGTLTAGDFGVKTYKSLLEEFTDEDVLKLTAAVEQKSEHPIATGIMKKAKEEELDFSEANDYENITGEGVKASVDGRQVMVVSPGYLKKHKLEVSSEIKEEGVETLVFLLVDDSVAGYLKLADEVRDSSQTAVSALQKASIKVLMATGDNEAAAKAVSGELGLDGYHAEVLPEDKQAIIKAAQEKGEVVVMTGDGVNDAPALAQADIGVAIGSGTDVAAETADIVLVNSDPTDLSAMIAFGKATYQKMIQNLFWATAYNAIALPLATGFIPKLMVSPALGAVLMSLSTIVVAINAQLLKKKFKQD; encoded by the coding sequence ATGGAACATCAAGACCATAATTCTCATAAACAAGAGGAACATCATGATCATGGAGGCCATCACGGGCATATGCTCCAGGATTTTAAAAGGAGGTTCTGGGTATCGATGATTCTAACCGTGCCTGTGCTGCTTCTTTCGAAGATGATACAGGAGTGGGTTGGAATGGAGATTTCATTCTCTGGTGATAAATATGTGCTTTTTGGCTTGGCTTCAGCGATATATTTTTATGGAGGATGGCCATTTTTAAAAGGGCTAAAGGAAGAAGTTCAGCAAAGGAAGCCCGCCATGATGACCTTGATTGCTTTGGCGATTACGGTGGCTTATGGTTATAGCACCGCTGTTACTTTCGGTTTAGAGGGTAAGGGCTTTTTTTGGGAGTTGGCCACCTTGATCGACTTGATGCTGCTGGGGCACTGGATAGAAATGAAGTCCGTGATGAACGCCTCGGGCGCACTGGACGAGTTGGCCAGGCTGATGCCTTCCACGGCGCATAAACTTGGCGAAGGGGGAGAAACAAAAGAAGTGAAGATAGCTGACCTGAAAGCCGGAGACCGTGTGCTGATCAAGCCAGGAGAGAAGATCCCGGCAGACGGGAAGGTGGTAGATGGCAGTAGCTATGTCAATGAAGCCATGCTCACAGGGGAGTCCAAGCCTGTCAAAAAGGAAAAGAATGATGAGGTAGTGGGCGGAGCTGTCAATGAGCAAGGCTCTTTACAAATCGAGGTAAAAAAAGTAGGAGAAGAAGCTTATTTGTCGCGGGTGATTGACATGGTAAAGGGCGCACAGGAAACCAAGTCAAAAACCCAAAATCTGGCAGATAAAGCAGCAGGATGGTTGTTTTATATATCTCTTGGAGCAGGAGTGATCACGTTGGTGGTTTGGTTGGTGTTGGGCAAGGAGTTTGATTTTGCACTGGAGCGGATGGTGACCGTGATGATCATCGCCTGCCCACATGCGCTTGGATTGGCCATGCCGTTGGTGACCGCTATTTCCACTTCGTTAGCTGCCAAAAACGGCTTGTTGATCCGTAATAGGACGGCTTTTGAGCGGGCCAGAAAAGTGACCATGGTGATCTTTGATAAGACAGGGACATTGACTGCGGGGGATTTCGGGGTGAAGACCTATAAGAGTCTCTTGGAGGAGTTTACTGATGAGGATGTCCTCAAGCTCACGGCGGCTGTGGAGCAGAAGTCTGAGCACCCCATTGCCACTGGTATCATGAAAAAAGCGAAGGAGGAAGAACTGGATTTCTCTGAGGCCAATGATTACGAAAATATTACCGGTGAAGGAGTCAAGGCTTCTGTGGATGGGCGACAGGTGATGGTCGTGAGTCCGGGGTACCTAAAAAAACACAAGCTGGAAGTTTCCTCGGAAATCAAAGAGGAGGGCGTAGAAACCTTGGTGTTCTTGTTGGTAGACGACAGTGTGGCGGGCTACTTAAAATTAGCGGATGAAGTCCGGGATTCCTCCCAAACAGCCGTGTCCGCCTTACAAAAAGCAAGTATCAAGGTCCTCATGGCCACTGGTGACAATGAAGCGGCAGCCAAAGCCGTCAGTGGTGAACTGGGGCTGGATGGCTATCATGCAGAGGTGCTGCCAGAGGATAAGCAAGCTATCATCAAGGCTGCCCAAGAAAAAGGAGAAGTCGTCGTGATGACCGGTGATGGTGTGAATGACGCTCCGGCACTGGCACAGGCAGACATAGGCGTGGCCATAGGCTCGGGAACCGATGTGGCGGCTGAGACAGCTGATATTGTTTTGGTAAACAGTGACCCGACAGACCTTTCCGCTATGATCGCCTTTGGCAAGGCCACCTATCAGAAGATGATCCAAAACCTATTTTGGGCCACTGCCTATAATGCCATCGCCCTCCCGCTGGCCACAGGTTTTATACCCAAGCTGATGGTCAGCCCGGCATTAGGAGCTGTCCTTATGAGTCTGAGCACCATAGTGGTGGCGATCAATGCCCAATTGCTGAAGAAGAAGTTTAAGCAGGACTGA